Sequence from the Ziziphus jujuba cultivar Dongzao chromosome 9, ASM3175591v1 genome:
aaaatttttggaCAGAAATCAAACTTtcattttttaggaaaaaaaaaaaaaaaaaacaatttattagGGGAGTTAAAGTCTTACTATATGAACAGTTTCATTTATGATCTTACATTCCTAGTCTTCTCTGTTTTTAATTTGCTCATATAAATTGAAGTTCCACTGTCAAACATTGACCAGTATAACTTGGAAGCACAGAAAGTCTGATAGAAATCAGTATGGACTATTACAGTCTGTAAACCAACAAGCATATCTTCCATTACATTATATCTTGGAGTTACACTTTGCAGTGCTCCTTCATTGGAGTATGTGGGATGTATACAATTTCAAGAAACAATCAAATTTTTGCCTTCATTTCCCTGAGATGGAACTTCCGGCAAACTAATTTCCATCTCCAAGTCTCTCTTGGATTCAGTCACATCAGCATTATAAACAAAGGACTTGGCAACAAACAAATAGACAATGAAGTTAAGAGAGCTCAGCACAGCCAAGAAAGCGTAATAGTAGTCTAAATGAGACACATTTAGATTATCCAAAATCCAACCTTTGTGCCCATTTCTCCTAGTGAAGTCTGAAACTGTAGATAGAAGAAGACTACTGAGGAAACTCCCAATTCCCAGGCTACTTGTGAAATATGAGGTTCCCAAGCTCTTCATCCCTTCAGGTGCTTGATCGTAAAAGAACTCTAATTTTGCTGTTTCCACGAAGGAATCAGCTATTCCCATCAAAGCAAACTGAGGCAGGAGAATGAAAATTGTAAGAGGAACTATATCATCATAATCTAATCTTTGGTTTTCTCTTGCAACACTAAGTCTCTTTCTTTCAACCAAGGAAGCAATCACCATGATAATGGTGTGTAAAACAAGGCCAATGCCCATTCTCTGTAGCAATGTGATCCCTCGTGGATTCTTTGTGTACTGGCGGATGAATGGAACAAAGAATCGGtcatagattacaatggttaTGAGCATGGAGATTGTGACGAATGCTGTGAGGCATGCTGGAgggattttaaaatttggacCAATGCTCCTGTTCAGAGTGGTGCCTTGTTTGATGAAAAGGGTGCCAACCTGAGCTACGACTGCGCTGGGTATGAGGGTTACAAGCAACACTGGGATCATTTTGATTATTTGCTTGGTTTCTTCGACTTGGGTCACCGGACATAGCAACCATGGCGAGGTTGGTCCGTTCTTTAAAGCCGCTTTGTCAAGAAATCTGCAAGGCAGTAGCGTAGTTCTTGCTATGAGCAAGACTTTTACTATGTTTTAGAAACAATATTGCTTTAGATTTAGAAATAATCTTCTTTAGTGAGAAAAGTTCTGGCAATACCTTATTGCTGCTATCaaattaaggtaaaaaaaaaaatgaattacctTAATGCAGGGGTATGATCGATTCTGAATATCTTAGATTTTGCATATTCTTCCAACTTGAACTCATAAAGCTCTTTCGGGTCATTTGGCACAGATAACTTCCACTTCCTTATAGCAGCCACAAGAACCTTAGCTATCCTAGGGATAGGACTTCCTGAAGGCAATTTGTGCCTATAAAATGGAGTGCCTATTAAGAACACCATTACTGAAAAGGCAAGCCCTATTGTTGGAAGACCATAGCCAACAGCAAATCCAACATTGTCTTGTATGTAAATCAAGAAGGTGTTTGAGAAAAGGGTTCCAAAGAAAATGCTAAACATCCACCAGTTAAAAAAGGAGAGCTTTTGAATCCTTTCTTTTGGTTCGAAATAATCAAATTGATCAGCACCCATAGTTGAGATGTTGGGCTTGGTTCCCCCAGTTCCAAGTGCAATTATGTACAATGCACCATAGAATATACCCACTTGGAGTTTTGTTGCTCGTTTGTGACAGTCCAATTCTTTAATTCCATCCCCACATGATGGTGGTCTAAGAGCAGGTACAGAAACTGATATGGCTAATATGCCCATCCCCTGTTTGGTCACAAAGAAaagttttttgtaaatttttgggTAACATGATCTCGAGCTCTACTACAGTAACTTTAGAAAATGCTTGATTTTATTCATTATCAGTATCAGAATGGAAGTCAAGTGAAGAGGCTCAGATAATGGTAGTTCTTACAAAGGAGAAAAAATGTTTCTTCTTGGTCAAGAAAACATATACTATGATAATATTTTCTGGTTCTTTTGCTTCAACTTTTTaacatattcttttatttagttttagaatttaaaaaagaaatcctTTTCTTggacatggaccaatcagaactAAATTGAAACACCATTAAATATGTGTCCAGCCAAAATTAAAACCGTGCTGGTATGTAATCAAACAATGTGTTCCCCACAATACAAGAAATCATCAGAATGCCCTATGGCTCTTGGTTGTTGAACAGTAATTATCTACGTGTTCCATTTTGCACGgtgcataatatatatttgaaaatatatgaagataataatatatatttctgcATATAATTTCTGAGGAACTTGAGGTAGTGACCTAGTTACCAAGAGATAAATGGCTGAAGCAATGACAAAAGTCCAGAATCGGCCGAGATGTGCATCTGCAATATAAGCACCTAGAATAGGAGTCATCCAAACAGTGCCAACCCAGTTTGTGACATTGTTTGAAGAAGTGACAGTTCCTTCATGGAGCTTCCCGGTCAAATACACAACTAGGTTCGATGCAATCCCATAATATGCCATTCTCTCGAACACCTCATATCCTTCACATATATAACAAATCGTGCAAACaccaaaatcatcatcatcatttacCATTCATATATACAAATCTAAAACATATATAAGACTAAACTGAAATGAGGGAATTGTATATATGTGTTTCAGTGAGaaatttgacatatatatataaatatatatatatgagcaaaCTGCTCCATTGACAGATGAAAGAGggagaagcatatatatataatatatgtatatggttgACTTTACCTACAATGAAGGAACAAACTCTCCACCCGCCCGTTTTTGATCTTAAAATGGGTTTGCCTTTGAGATTCACAGTTCCATCTTCTGTATAATCATCTTTTCCTTCAGCAGGACCTTTCTCTTCTACCTTTTCcataacttttgtttttttcttcttttttttttttctcctataCAAAAAAAGTATAACACTTGGTGTTGGAAATCATGTGAGCCTCATggctttatatatattgaaagtttAAGGACCACCTTCTCTCTCAACCTCCAAAAAcagatttttgtaattattttttaatttttatttttttaatgatttcctGTCCACATtttatatgcatgcatatacatgtataatgcatgtaaatgtaaatatatatgccGTGTTCGGTCCatatatcctttttcttttgttctcttAATTATCAACGAGATATAAAGCTACTCTTGTACATGCTCGCTTTCTGTTGTTTTATAGTACCATTTTCCTTGAAATGTTCATCAAGTATTCCCCACATTTTTCCCCCTAAATAGCAAATTTAACGATGTAGACGTAAAGGAATAGTAGTCATGAACTATGATTTtgactataatatatatatatgttcccattattatcattaatactAAAAACAATAGTGATATTAATTAGCTGAGAAAATTAATGAGGAGTACTAAACCTAGGCCATTCAGTCTTATATATTTCCTTGTGTCTTGTTTGTAGGCCACATCATCATATCTGACATAGAAACTTGAAAACCTCTTGTTTTGTCTTTAGCTAGTCATGCTTAATTATTACAAAGATCAAACCAAAATTAGCCGATTAAGGCATCTATTTCCATATTAAGGTTAatgattccattttttttttatcatgaacACTATGCATTAATTGGATCAGAACAGAAAAATCTCTCCGCCGTGgtatgaaatataaattaaaacttcTATTACTATTTTCAGAAAACTAAAGATTAATTACGTGCAAATAAGAATCTTCAAGAATTTGTTACTTATGGGGATGTTTAGTttaaaaccatatatacatGCTCGACAAAAGGACTTTATTAAATACAATAACTAACTTATCAGATAAACGCACAACGGAAAGTTCTAACGGTTCGGTCTAACAAGAAATTTGAATTCTTCAGTTTTTTGacgaaaatgatattttaaaaaggtaTCAAATTAATCTTATATTATCTATTATGAAATCTCCTTACCCGCCGCAATATATGTGTGTCACATTGCCCATTAAATATCTTCTTGACAAGGGAAAAGGAGGATCATTGTTCAATTCCAAACAACtagattttaatatcaaaatgcgtcactaatattttaatatgagaAAGGTGTCATTTCACACACataacaatattttaatatgaggaaaaaaccaaggaaaaaaaaaaaaaaaagaatgtacaACTTATATACCTGTAttcatatgtgtgtatataatcTTGCTATGGTAGATGATGTGGTCCATCTTAGTGACAACCAAAATGCATGTGTACATAACATTGGTTTTACCAGCTAATTATCTACGTATCCAACGATCTTCATTATCGTGGGTGAATCAGTTTCATTTCTCAAAGGTTTCATGACTAAATCCACCATGGTTTCTTCATTATCTCTGGGTGAATTAGCTTCTCTTAACAAAGTTTCCATGGCTAAATCCATCTTGGTTTTCCCTACTTCAGTGTTATAAACAAAGAGCTTTGAGAAgagcaaaaagaaaagaaaattcagaGAAGCTAAAACAGCCAAGAAAGCATAGTAGCTATCCAAACGATAGAGGTAAGATTAGACAAGATCCACCCTCTATGGCCATCCCTCATGGTGATATTAGAAACTGTGCTTAAAAGAGAACCGCTGAGAAAATTTCCAATTCCTCTGCTGCTCCTGTAGTATGAAATTCCAAGGCTTTTCATGGATTCTGGCGTTTGATCATAGAAAAACTCCAGCTGGGCCACTTCCAACAACCATTCACCAATACCCATTAAAGCAAATTGAGGAAGGAGAGTATAATAAGGTGTttcaaattaatacaaaaaacaaacatttttGCCATTGTCTAAATGGACTTTAAAGTATATGCTACTACTTTTGTACGGAGTACAtcgaaaaataaaatcaatgccATATATAAAAATACCGTAACGAAGGGTTGTACTCAATTCTACATCTCTCCTTTTTGGCATACTCTTTCAAGCTCAACTCATAGAGTTCTCTTGGATTATTTGGGAGGGCCGCCTTCCACTTCCTAGCAGCAGCCGCAAGTACATTAGCCACCTTAGTAAATGGATTCCCACAAGGCACTTTGTGCCTATAAACTAGGGTTCCCACTATGAACACCATGTATCCAATCGTAAGCGCTATGAGTGGAAGTGCAAAGCCATGGCCAAGCTAACATTTTCTTGTATGTAAACTAAGAATGTGGTTGCAAACAGGGAACCAAAGAAAAGGCTGAACATCCACAAGTGAAGAAGGAGAGTTTTTTGTCCTTTTCTTGGCTGAAAAGTCATCAAATTGATCAGCACCAAAAGCTGAGGTCAAGGGCATGGCTCCACCGCATCCCACTGCTATTGTGTACAATGAACAATACAATGTGCCCAATTGTTCTCTAAGAGGTGTGGCTTGAAGGATCAATATTGACTTAGAAGATTCTAGaattaactagtatatttgatatacttggttggaagtagagcattggaatttgtaaaaaaaatatctaaaattgtgGATGAGAGCAAGGACATAGTGGAGAAGTCTAGAAACTTTGAGTATGCCAAAGCAACCGACTTTGTCAAGTATAAAAGGAAGCTTTGGCTTCCCTCCTTGGTGAGCTACACAAGTTAGCTCCAAGGAGGCTCTCGGTTGGTGTGAGTGAAAGAGCTACTCAATTGAGTAGAGTAAGCTCTTAGGAAGAGAGAGCTTTCATGTGTCAGTAAAATGTTAAGAGTTGTGTTTATGTGTTTAAGAATCATAATTATGTGTGTGGGTCCTGCTGCACGTGTAAgagtattttatattatgtcAATGTATTtgtttgtataaattattactataatagaattaatttattttctccccCAACATGGCTTTGGCGCATTCTATTGCGTTAGGCCCCAGAATGCAGTATTGCGGCATCTTAAAAGTGGCGTTGAAACTGAGCATTGTAACATGCACAATACCTGTGAATCTGAATGAAATTGAGAAATTTACGTATTCCAAATATACAGGGCATGTTAAGTGAGATTGACTCAATTGGTTTTTTACTCAAGCCCGCACCTAGCAGGTTGTGGGTTCGAGGCAAGGAGGGGGAGGAAATTGTTGTAAAtgatcaataaaatatatacaggGCCATATCTTGTGACATACTTATACCATGTCTGAAATCACAGTTAAGCCAGTTAAGTCATGTTGACGGATATTCTGGTTTACTGAAGTAACAAAAAGGGACATATGAATTAAGAACTTGAGTTTTTACCATGAAGTAAAATACTGAAGCAGAGACAAAAGCCAAGCATCGGTTTAAAAATACTGAAGCAGAGACAAAAGCCAAGCATCGGTTTAAATAAGCATCTGCAATAAAAGCAGCTAATATGGGGGTCAACCACGTGGCACCAACCCAATTGGTGACGTTGTTTGCAGATTTAACAGTCCCTTGATGGAGCTTCTTTGTCAAATAGGGAACTAGATTTGCTGAAATCCCATCAAATGCTATCCTCTCATGTACTTGATACATTGAAAATACAGGGAATTAATAGAGATGAAAAACTATCATAGCATTATTAACAAAGAAGAATAGATTCCCATAAACCAGAAACAGAAATGCAGGTTTTGTAATCCACAAacagaaattacaaaattttccaatgaagtACTGTCAACAACCTTCTTATACTCTTACAAGGTCTAAAGTGCAATTATGGACTTGATCAAATTAACAAACAGAAACATATAGATACAAATGTGCATAGTAATTAGTACAGTACCTACAATGAAGGAGCAAGCTGTCCATGTACCAGTCATTGATCTTGAAACAGGTTCAC
This genomic interval carries:
- the LOC107425783 gene encoding protein NRT1/ PTR FAMILY 5.2 isoform X3: MGILAISVSVPALRPPSCGDGIKELDCHKRATKLQVGIFYGALYIIALGTGGTKPNISTMGADQFDYFEPKERIQKLSFFNWWMFSIFFGTLFSNTFLIYIQDNVGFAVGYGLPTIGLAFSVMVFLIGTPFYRHKLPSGSPIPRIAKVLVAAIRKWKLSVPNDPKELYEFKLEEYAKSKIFRIDHTPALRFLDKAALKNGPTSPWLLCPVTQVEETKQIIKMIPVLLVTLIPSAVVAQVGTLFIKQGTTLNRSIGPNFKIPPACLTAFVTISMLITIVIYDRFFVPFIRQYTKNPRGITLLQRMGIGLVLHTIIMVIASLVERKRLSVARENQRLDYDDIVPLTIFILLPQFALMGIADSFVETAKLEFFYDQAPEGMKSLGTSYFTSSLGIGSFLSSLLLSTVSDFTRRNGHKGWILDNLNVSHLDYYYAFLAVLSSLNFIVYLFVAKSFVYNADVTESKRDLEMEISLPEVPSQGNEGKNLIVS
- the LOC107425783 gene encoding protein NRT1/ PTR FAMILY 5.2 isoform X1, with the protein product MEKVEEKGPAEGKDDYTEDGTVNLKGKPILRSKTGGWRVCSFIVGYEVFERMAYYGIASNLVVYLTGKLHEGTVTSSNNVTNWVGTVWMTPILGAYIADAHLGRFWTFVIASAIYLLGMGILAISVSVPALRPPSCGDGIKELDCHKRATKLQVGIFYGALYIIALGTGGTKPNISTMGADQFDYFEPKERIQKLSFFNWWMFSIFFGTLFSNTFLIYIQDNVGFAVGYGLPTIGLAFSVMVFLIGTPFYRHKLPSGSPIPRIAKVLVAAIRKWKLSVPNDPKELYEFKLEEYAKSKIFRIDHTPALRFLDKAALKNGPTSPWLLCPVTQVEETKQIIKMIPVLLVTLIPSAVVAQVGTLFIKQGTTLNRSIGPNFKIPPACLTAFVTISMLITIVIYDRFFVPFIRQYTKNPRGITLLQRMGIGLVLHTIIMVIASLVERKRLSVARENQRLDYDDIVPLTIFILLPQFALMGIADSFVETAKLEFFYDQAPEGMKSLGTSYFTSSLGIGSFLSSLLLSTVSDFTRRNGHKGWILDNLNVSHLDYYYAFLAVLSSLNFIVYLFVAKSFVYNADVTESKRDLEMEISLPEVPSQGNEGKNLIVS
- the LOC107425783 gene encoding protein NRT1/ PTR FAMILY 5.2 isoform X2; translated protein: MAYYGIASNLVVYLTGKLHEGTVTSSNNVTNWVGTVWMTPILGAYIADAHLGRFWTFVIASAIYLLGMGILAISVSVPALRPPSCGDGIKELDCHKRATKLQVGIFYGALYIIALGTGGTKPNISTMGADQFDYFEPKERIQKLSFFNWWMFSIFFGTLFSNTFLIYIQDNVGFAVGYGLPTIGLAFSVMVFLIGTPFYRHKLPSGSPIPRIAKVLVAAIRKWKLSVPNDPKELYEFKLEEYAKSKIFRIDHTPALRFLDKAALKNGPTSPWLLCPVTQVEETKQIIKMIPVLLVTLIPSAVVAQVGTLFIKQGTTLNRSIGPNFKIPPACLTAFVTISMLITIVIYDRFFVPFIRQYTKNPRGITLLQRMGIGLVLHTIIMVIASLVERKRLSVARENQRLDYDDIVPLTIFILLPQFALMGIADSFVETAKLEFFYDQAPEGMKSLGTSYFTSSLGIGSFLSSLLLSTVSDFTRRNGHKGWILDNLNVSHLDYYYAFLAVLSSLNFIVYLFVAKSFVYNADVTESKRDLEMEISLPEVPSQGNEGKNLIVS